One window of the Nicotiana tabacum cultivar K326 unplaced genomic scaffold, ASM71507v2 Un00080, whole genome shotgun sequence genome contains the following:
- the LOC107766903 gene encoding uncharacterized protein LOC107766903, giving the protein MVMGAWRSSGDVSEMWTSTTYCIRKAEREVLGVLKGYYDGHRDDWWWNDMVQGKVETKKATYLSLVKSTDEEERRVNRGRYKEARKEAKLAVTEAKDAAFGRLYKELGVKGGEKKLFRLAKARERKARSLDQVRYINDKEGRVLTKDAQIKRRWQDYFHRVMNEEEDIDIVLGELAHSRSHQDFRYCRRIKAEEVAGAMRKMIRGRATGPDETPVEL; this is encoded by the coding sequence ATGgttatgggagcttggaggagtagCGGGGACGTTAGCGAGATGTGGACATCTACAACAtactgtataagaaaggcggaGAGAGAGGTGCTAGGGGTCTTAAAGGGTTACTATGACGGGCACCGAGacgactggtggtggaatgatatggtccaaggtaaagtggaaacAAAGAAAGCGACGTATCTTAGTTTAGTAAAGAGCACAGACGAGGAAGAGAGGAGAGTGAACAGAGGAAGATATAAGGAAGCCAGGAAGGAGGCGAAGTTagcggtcacagaggctaagGATGCAGCGTTTGGTCGTCTGTACAAGGAGTTAGGGGTCAAAGGAGGGGAGAAAAAGCTATTTCGGCTGGCCAAGGctagagagaggaaggctcgtaGCCTGGACCAAGTGAGGTACATCAATGACAAGGAAGGCAGAGTATTGACgaaagatgcccagattaagcgGAGATGGCAGGATTACTTCCATCGTGTTATGAATGAAGAAGAGGACATAGACATTGTGCTAGGGGAATTGGCTCACTCTAGAAGTCACCAAGACTTTAGGTATTGTAGGCGTATTAAGGCTGAGGAGGTCGCGGGAGCTATGCGCAAGATGATAAGGGGCCGAGCGACCGGGCCCGACGAAACTCCGGTGGAGTTGTAG